A region of Nocardioides sp. JS614 DNA encodes the following proteins:
- a CDS encoding methylmalonyl-CoA carboxytransferase subunit 5S, with translation MTYGDTETGGAGAAGVSAARREIGVTELILRDAHQSLMATRMALEDMVDACADIDAAGYWSVECWGGATYDACIRFLNEDPWERLRTFRRLLPNSRLQMLLRGQNLLGYRHYEDTVVNKFVEKSAENGMDVYRTFDALNDVRNVREAIKAVRRVGKHAQGTICYTESPLHTVQGYVDMAHELMELGCDSLCLKDMAALLRPQPAFDIVGAIKQSLGQDVRVHVHCHATTGVTLVSLMKAIEAGADVVDTAISSVSMGPGHNPTESLVEMLAGTPYETKLDDARLLKIKDHFAVVRPKYTEFMSAITGVETEIFKSQIPGGMISNMESQLRQQGAGDRLKEVLEEVPRVRKAAGYPPLVTPSSQIVGTQAVFNVLMGPYQVLTAEFADLMLGYYGEAIGPRDPEIVEAARLQTKKEPIEVRPADLLEPEWDKLCAEANALEGADGTDEDVLTYAMFPGVAPKFFLERPEGPRNVGKDPAQQAAEKLAAAAPGTGPVTGPIHYAVSMNGRKHDVTVERA, from the coding sequence ATGACCTACGGCGACACCGAGACAGGGGGCGCCGGCGCCGCCGGCGTGAGCGCGGCACGGCGAGAGATCGGGGTCACCGAGCTGATCCTGCGCGACGCCCACCAGAGCCTGATGGCGACGCGGATGGCCCTCGAGGACATGGTCGACGCGTGCGCCGACATCGACGCGGCCGGCTACTGGTCCGTCGAGTGCTGGGGCGGCGCGACGTACGACGCCTGCATCCGCTTCCTCAACGAGGACCCGTGGGAGCGGCTGCGCACGTTCCGCCGGCTGCTGCCCAACAGCCGCCTCCAGATGTTGCTGCGCGGGCAGAACCTGCTCGGCTACCGGCACTACGAGGACACGGTCGTCAACAAGTTCGTGGAGAAGTCGGCCGAGAACGGCATGGACGTCTACCGGACCTTCGACGCGCTCAACGACGTGCGCAACGTGCGGGAGGCGATCAAGGCCGTGCGCCGCGTCGGCAAGCACGCCCAGGGCACCATCTGCTACACCGAGAGCCCGCTGCACACGGTGCAGGGGTACGTCGACATGGCCCACGAGCTGATGGAGCTCGGCTGCGACTCGCTGTGCCTCAAGGACATGGCGGCGCTGCTGCGGCCGCAGCCGGCCTTCGACATCGTCGGGGCGATCAAGCAGTCGCTGGGCCAGGACGTCCGGGTGCACGTGCACTGCCACGCCACCACGGGCGTGACGCTGGTCAGCCTGATGAAGGCGATCGAGGCGGGCGCCGACGTGGTCGACACCGCGATCTCGTCGGTCTCGATGGGCCCCGGCCACAACCCGACCGAGTCGCTGGTCGAGATGCTCGCGGGCACGCCGTACGAGACCAAGCTCGACGACGCGCGGCTGCTCAAGATCAAGGACCACTTCGCGGTCGTGCGGCCCAAGTACACCGAGTTCATGTCCGCGATCACCGGCGTCGAGACCGAGATCTTCAAGAGCCAGATCCCCGGCGGCATGATCTCGAACATGGAGTCGCAGCTGCGCCAGCAGGGCGCGGGTGACCGGCTCAAGGAGGTCCTCGAGGAGGTGCCGCGGGTCCGCAAGGCCGCCGGCTACCCGCCGCTGGTGACTCCGTCCAGCCAGATCGTCGGCACCCAGGCCGTGTTCAACGTGCTGATGGGCCCCTACCAGGTGCTCACCGCGGAGTTCGCCGACCTGATGCTGGGCTACTACGGCGAGGCGATCGGCCCCCGCGACCCCGAGATCGTCGAGGCCGCCCGGCTGCAGACGAAGAAGGAGCCGATCGAGGTCCGGCCTGCCGACCTGCTCGAGCCCGAGTGGGACAAGCTCTGCGCCGAGGCCAACGCCCTCGAGGGTGCCGACGGCACCGACGAGGACGTACTGACCTACGCGATGTTCCCGGGCGTCGCGCCGAAGTTCTTCCTCGAGCGGCCCGAGGGCCCGAGGAACGTCGGCAAGGACCCCGCGCAGCAGGCGGCCGAGAAGCTCGCCGCCGCAGCGCCCGGCACCGGCCCGGTCACGGGCCCCATCCACTACGCCGTCTCGATGAACGGCCGCAAGCACGACGTCACCGTCGAGCGAGCCTGA